A portion of the Lolium rigidum isolate FL_2022 chromosome 1, APGP_CSIRO_Lrig_0.1, whole genome shotgun sequence genome contains these proteins:
- the LOC124685140 gene encoding jasmonate-induced oxygenase 4-like, giving the protein MADDEQQWKIPPNVQELAAAGRDELPSRYVVPDHDRPTSGVASDDPIPVVDISRLSSGAADEAAKLRSALQNWGLFLAVGHGIESALLDEMMAVTSEFFKLPLEEKQKYTNLVGSKKEYQLEGYGSDMVLSETQVLDWCDRFYLVVEPESRRLYDLWPTQPPSFRDILHRYAKRCRELAEGVLLEVGKVVGLREERYMADMVDEKAVTYVRLNLYPRCPRPDKVLGFKPHSDGNMLTVLLTNAVGLQVLRDGEWYDVPVVPGALVVNIGDTVEVVSNGLLKSPVHKVVANSERERVSVGAFYTLDPEREVEPAPELVTEDRPKRYGKMKTSDYITELQKSLARGERTVDRVKI; this is encoded by the exons ATGGCTGATGATGAGCAACAGTGGAAGATCCCACCGAACGTGCAGGAGCTAGCTGCGGCCGGCAGAGACGAGCTGCCGAGCCGCTACGTGGTCCCCGACCATGACCGTCCCACCTCCGGCGTCGCCAGCGACGACCCCATCCCCGTCGTCGATATCAGCCGTCTGTCCTCCGGCGCCGCCGACGAGGCTGCCAAGCTGCGTTCCGCCCTCCAGAACTGGGGACTCTTCCTC GCCGTTGGGCACGGGATCGAGTCGGCTCTCCTCGACGAGATGATGGCCGTCACGAGTGAGTTCTTCAAGCTCCCACTAGAAGAGAAGCAGAAGTACACCAACCTTGTGGGCAGCAAGAAAGAGTACCAACTCGAAGGCTACGGGAGCGACATGGTCCTCTCCGAGACGCAGGTCCTGGACTGGTGCGACCGGTTCTACCTCGTCGTGGAGCCGGAATCACGCCGTCTCTACGACCTCTGGCCGACGCAACCCCCTTCCTTCCGGGACATCCTGCACCGGTACGCCAAGCGGTGCAGGGAGCTCGCCGAGGGCGTGCTCCTGGAGGTAGGCAAGGTGGTCGGGCTGCGCGAGGAGAGGTACATGGCTGACATGGTGGACGAGAAGGCCGTAACGTACGTCCGTCTCAACCTCTACCCTCGCTGCCCGCGTCCAGACAAGGTTCTGGGCTTCAAGCCCCACTCGGATGGCAACATGCTCACCGTCCTCCTCACCAACGCGGTTGGGCTCCAGGTACTACGCGACGGCGAATGGTACGACGTGCCCGTCGTCCCGGGCGCGCTGGTGGTGAATATAGGGGATACAGTGGAGGTGGTGAGCAATGGTTTGCTCAAGAGCCCGGTTCACAAAGTGGTGGCGAATTCGGAGAGGGAGCGGGTGTCGGTGGGGGCGTTCTACACGTTGGACCCAGAGAGGGAGGTGGAGCCAGCGCCGGAGCTGGTGACCGAGGATAGGCCCAAGAGGTACGGGAAGATGAAGACCAGCGACTACATCACTGAGCTGCAGAAGAGTTTAGCGCGTGGAGAGAGGACTGTCGACAGGGTGAAGATCTGA